The nucleotide window TAATTTATGGTGTTTGATTATTAATTATATTTATAAATTCGTCACGATTTAATTTATCACTAAAAGATCCGCCATACTCTAAAGTTGTTGTGTAGCTATCTTTATCTTTTATACCTCTTGAAGAAACACATAGATGTTTAGCGCATATCATTACAATTACATCATCTGTTTTTAAAACGTTTTGTAAATTTTTAAGAATTTGTAGAGATAATCTTTCTTGCACTTGTGGGCGATGTGCATAGTAATCTACTAATCTGTTTATTTTTGATAAACCGATTACTTTATCTTTTGGTACATAAGCAATATGGGCATGTCCAGTTATGGGTAAAAAATGGTGTTCACAAGCTGAATCAATTGTGATATTCTGCTCAACTAACATTTTTTTGTAGCCATATTTATTTTCAAATATGGATAGTTTTGGTTTGTTTTTTGGAGCTAAGCCATAAAATAATTCTTTCACATACATTTTAGCAACTCTATATGGTGTTCCAGATAAACTATCATCAGTTAAATCGAGTCCAAGTTCAGTCATTATTTTTCCAAAATAAAGCTCTATATTTTTAATCTTTTCATCATCAGATTTATCAAAAGCATTTGGTAATAAAGGCGTTTCTATGTTAGAGCTTATGTGGTTGTCTCCAATTAATTCAATTTGTTTTTTATCCATGTTTTGTGCAGCATTTGTCATTTTTACATTGACAATATTTTTGATTATATAAATGAAGTCCCACTAGTAAAAGTGCTACTATGTATTTAATTGTTTCATGAAGATTGATTAACTGTGTTTTCTCATTAAGAATTACTGTAAATAAAGCTAACCAATTTATCCATAAAGCAGGTTTAATTATAGTATTAGAAGAGTTTTTGGTAGAATGATAAACAGCAAAAAAAGAAATAGTTAAAAAGATGTAATCTATCCATTGCCACCATGTTGGTGTTGCATTACAACAGCTCGTTGAGCAAGTTTGTACAATAAATAAAAAAGGAGTAGCAATGCAATGAAGCATGCATAATGTACTAGCAAGAATACCAATATTATCTGATTTAGATAAAGTAAGTTTCATGGGTTAAATAATTAAAGCAACTAAGTTGCGAATATAAGAGTTTCTTTTGAACTTGCAACTTAGATGCATAAATTAAGTGGTGTTAAAAAACACTTAAAATAATTTTTGAACCATGCGTAAGTACTAAATAACTGGTAATTATTATGTAGGAGATATTAAATCTAGGTTAGTTAGTAGAGTTTAAGGTATTAGTGAATTTGAAAATGAATGTGATCATCATGTCTAACTGCCTTACAACCTTGAAAGCGAACTTTAGTAGAACTTATACTTAATCGTTTTTTTAAATGAGGTTCAATAAAAATTTTTTGAACATTTTTATCTTTTGCAATTAAGTTAATTAAAAATGCATTTGCTGTATTTGAAAAAATCAAACTCTTGTTTGAACCAAATGTTAAGTATTTAGTGAAGTTATATTGCCAATATCCTTTTGATTTACAGAAATTAGTAGTGCTTTTTTCTTGCTCTTTAGGTATTTCAAAAATACCATAACCAGTGTTGGATGGTTTTTGATTGGTATGTTTTCCTGCTATATTTTTATAAATAAATGAAAGGTCTATTTTTTTTCCATCATTATGACTTAAGTGAGGTAGTAAAGGAAATCCATTAAGAAAAGGAAAATTAGCATCTAGATATACCAGTTGTAGATTCGGGTATTTATCATTAAATTTTTTACCTATAGTTTGTAATGATTTGTTTAGGGGAGTGCTTACATAGTTTCTGTTTAATACTATTGTTAAGTAGGAGTGAGGAGAAACAAAACTAGAATTACTTATTTTTTCTCTTCCACAAAAAGAGGCGATAGGTGGTATTAAAATAAATGTAGCTGTTAAATATATTCCAATAAAAATTGTTGTGTTTTTTAGTTTTTTGTACGGAGGGTTTTTTAAAAATAAAAAAGTTGACAGTATAAAAATTATACCGCCAACTTGAGTGATTATAGTTAGTAAAATGAAAATTAATAACTGTATTAATCTTTTCATTTTAAAACAATGAGTCAAACTTCCATGTGATTCCGCCTAATGCTTGAAATCCTTGAACCCCGAAGTTTGTATACTGCTGATAGTTGTTGTTTAAAACGTTTTTTAAATTTAAGAAAACAGAAAAGTCATCATGAAAATGGTACCCTCCATTAAAATTAATGTCTATATAACTTTTTAAATTTACAGTTGTAAAGGGAGAAGGTGTTATACCGTCATATTGTACGCCTTTTCTTTCTCCCACAAAAAATAAATTAGCTCCAGCATACCATTTATCAACTTTATAACTTCCAAATAATTCACCTCTAATTTTTGGTTCGTTCCATGGGTGTAACTGATTTTCAAGTGTAAATTTATTGAATTCAAGGTTAGCACCTACGGTTAAGTTTTTTATGCCTTCAAAAGCAACTTCACCAAAAAATGAAATTAACTTAGTGTCATTGTATATTACTCTAAAAGAGTTCCCAAACTCATAACCATTTAAGATAAAACCATTGCTGCCAGTAGATTTTTTTCCGTCAGATTTAGAATAGTTTAGTGTGTAAAAAGGTCTGTCTTCAATATCGGAATAGCTAGCCTTAAAATTATAACTAAATTGCTGACTCATTTTTCCTTTAATTCCTCCAAAGGCATTATATTTCTCATTAGTTTGAGTGACATCTAATGTAGGTGAAACATATGGATTGTTGTCAGAATAATTCTTGTACGTATTGTTTTTTAGACCTCCTGTAGCTCCAATAAAAATATTAGCAAAGTCTTTTACAATTGGATATGATATTTCTACGTCAGGATATAATAAAAAATGGTTTACAGTTTTTTCTATATCCATAGAAAAGTATCCTTTACCTCCAAGTTTTATAGATAAATCTTTTATATTGAATTTATAATAAGGATTAACTCCTAAAGTTAAAAAACTATATTTAATTTCATTTTGACTTTCATATGCGTTAGCAAATTTTCCACCTAAAAAATTGACAGAAGTTTTTAGTAACAGGTCATTTAAATTTCTATGAATTCCTTCTAAAGGAAAGTTGAAATTAACAGCAGCATCAATATTGAACTCACTACTACTGAAAGCGTCTGAAAAGAAAGAAACAGATCCGTTAGCGGTGTCTATATATGAATCATCAAAATTAATTTTTCCATAAAGGTTATAGTATCCATATGTTTGAGCTTCTTCAATAGCATCAATTGTACCATTTGTGAAATCAATATTTGTAGGCAATCCATACCAATTATATTTATTTCGTTCTAAATTTAATCCAGCTTCCCAAACAAAATAACGTTGAACTTGTTGGTGATATAAATCAATATCTAAATTATAGTAAGTACTACTTAGTTTGGTGTTTTCAACAGGGTCTAGTGATAGCAGAAGTTTAGCATATACACCAGATTCACTATCACGATTCATACTTTTTCTAATATATGTTTCTATAAAAGGAGATACAATATTACCAAATCCTGCAGAGATATAATTATCATATAAGCGCTCACGTTTTCCTAGACTTATCTTTTTTAAAGCACCACTTTTAGGAATAAAAGTAGAAGCAACAGGAACAGAAAATATTTGATAATCTAATTTTTTCTTTTCAGTTTCTTTCGTGTGCGTAATTGTAGGCTTTTCTTTTATTTTAAAAGCATCAGTAATTTTGGGAACATAAGAAGTAATTACTTTTACTACTTCTGTTTTTATAATAGTATCTTTTGCTTTTTTTGTGTTTTTATCTTGAGCATTTACAATTGATATTGTAAATAAAACAAGTAACCATACGTGCTTTTTCATTGATTTCAAGTGTTTAGCTTTAGTTTGTAACAAATGTTAGTTTTGTTTAGTTACTGATTCGTTGGTTTTTGCTTCTTTATTTTTAATAGTACGTAATTCGTTTTTAGCTTCTTCAATTACGTCTTTATATTGAGTGAAATTTTTAATAATATTCTCTAAAATATAGGTTGCTTGGTACGCATCTTTTAAAGCGTAATGATTTTTAGCCATAATAATATAGCTTTTAACTCCCCAATATTTATAGTTAGAATAATTAGCTATTAAATTTTGAATAGCTTTATTAGATTCATCGTATTCTTTATGATCATTTAAGAAGAAAGCATTGTAATAAAGGCATTCAGCTTTCAGTTTTCCAGTGGCTTTTTTATTCACCTCTATAAAGAACTCTTCAGCAGTTTGATAATCATCAGTTTTAAGTGATGCACGAGCTATAATAATTTTAGCATCTTCTATAACTGAGTTATCTATTTTTCCATTACTTAAAACTTTTTCAGCGTAGGTAATTGCATCTGAGTACTTATTGTCATTATAATAACCTTTCATTAAATTACTTTGCGCAAAAATGATATTTTGAGGATAGTTTGCTTCTTTTTCTAATTGTTGTAGAATTCGAATTCCATTTTTCCAATCATCATTGTCTAAGTAAATTTGTCCAAGTTTAGCTAAAGACTCTTCAGTAAATTCATTTTTACTTTGTGCAGCTACATATTCATAATGTGGTTTGGCAGCAGTTCCTTTTTTAATTTTATTTAATGATTGCGCTAAATAAAAATGAGCTTTTAAAGCATTTACTCCATTCGGAAAACGTTGTAGGTAATTTGTAAAACCTTCAATAGCTTTGTTAGTGTTGTTTTCTAGAAATTTGTTTTCAGCAGATTGGTAGGTAGCATTGTCTAACTCGGCATTTGATACATTTACAAATTTTACATTTTTAACCCAAGAAGCATATTCATCAACTTTACCTATGTCTATATATACATTTTTAACGTTAGTAACCGCTTGTTTAGCTTCATTTGAATTAGGATATTTAGCTACAACAGCTTTATATTTTTGTATAGCTTTGTTGTTGTTATTGTTGTTGTAATATAAAAGACCTTGACGAAGTAAAACACTTGGAGCATAACTGCTTTTAGGATGTTTAGTTAGTATTCTATTATATGCAGCTTGCGCTTTAGGAACACTACCTGTTGTTGTATATGTATTTCCTAGCTGAAATAAAGCATCATCTTTTAATTGAGAATCTTCATAACTATTAGAAATTTTTCTTAGGTTTTCTATTTTATCATCACTTTTGCCTAAAAAACCATAGCTCATAGCTGTTTGGTATTGTGCATAATCTGCTCCAGTACCTCCTTCTTGAATAACTTTATTATAGGCAGCAATTGCTTTGTTATATTTTTTAGTGGCATAAAAAGCATCTCCTAATCTATTTGAAGCATCGTCATTTAAATCGTTATTATCATTTTTTTTATCTAAAAACTGTTGAAAATGATTAGCAGCATCACTATACTTTTTTAATTTGAAAAAAGTGTAACCAATATTATAATCTAACTGATTGAAGCTCGCAGAAGAATCATCAGTAACTAATAAAAATTGAGTTAAAGCAGTATTATAGTTGCCTAATAAATATTCAGTTTCTGCTAACCAATAATTTGCTTTATTAACAGTAATAGCATTTTCAGCTTTTGTTGCATTAAAAAAATAAGGTTTGGCTTCGTTTAACTTTTGCTCATTAAACAGTTGAATACCTCTGTATAAAGAAACCTCATTAGCTAGTTTTTCATTTTCAGGGTTTTTCTTGTTGCTGTTTAAGTATTCTAAAGCTCCTACGTAATCTCTTTGATGTAGGTATGAGGTTATTAAAAGTTCGCTAATTTCACTATTTTCAGGAGAAAGTGGATATTTAGCCAAATATTCTTTTAAAACTTCAGGTACACTTTTATAAGGATTTCCTTGGTCATAACTTAGTTTAGCGTAATTTAACCATGAACCTTCAGTAATTTTAGAATCAAAATCCATTTCACTTGCATTTTTAAAAGCATTTAAAGCTTCAGCTTTTTTGTCAAGTCTTAAATAACATTCTCCTAAATGATAGTATGCATTTTGAGCTACTTTATTGGTACCGCCAATAATTTTATTAAAATTTTTAATAGCAGTTTCATAGTTTCCCTTTTTATAATATGCGTATCCTAAATAATAGTAATCAGTATTAGTCCACTTTCCTTTAGTACCTCTATACTTTGTAAGGTAAGGAATAGCCTTATCGTATTGCTTTAAGTTAAAATAACTTTCTCCAATAATTTTTGAAATTTGAGAAACTTCTTTTTTGTCTTTAGAAGTGTTTAATAATTTTTCACCAATTTGAACAGATTTATCAAAACGACCAGCTTTAAAACTAATATCTAAAATATAATAGTTAGCTTTTGCTTGATAAGTAGCGTCATTAGCTAATTGACTTAAGTTGTCTTCTGCTTCACCAAAGTTTTCTTGTTTATAGGCTATGTATCCATAAAAATAACGAGCATCATTACCGTATATAGGATTTCCTAATAGCATTTTAAAACGTTCTTTAGCATCTTTTAAGTAGTTTGAAACTAAAAGACAGTAACCTATTTTATAATTTAATTCGTTTTTTTCTTCTTGGTTTAATAACTTATCATTTACTTTTTGATACCATTTTAAAGCATGTGCAGCTTTACGATTAGAAAAATAATAATTACCTACATTTAAATATGCTTTTTCTTTTTTATTACTATACGGATGGTTTTCAACAAAGCTTAAAACTTTATCGTTAGCATCATCTTGAACCAGCTTTATAGCACACATTGCGTCATAATAATCGGCATCAGCTTTTATGTTTTTATGAGGTTCAGATTCTTTTGAAGTTTTAACAAAAAGCTTTTGTGCTGCGGCATAAGCTTTATTATTATAAAGTTCAGTAGCTTTGTAAAAATCAGCATTATCTGTTGCATTAAATGTTGTTTTTTGTGCAATAATACCAGTTGTACAAGCTAAAAAAAGTAAAAAGAAAACATTCTTTTTAATACAATTAATTCTCATATTTTTTAGTTATCTAGAAACTATAACGTTAGTTTTTTATTTTTGTTGGAGGAATAATCA belongs to Tenacibaculum sp. MAR_2010_89 and includes:
- a CDS encoding tetratricopeptide repeat protein, with the translated sequence MRINCIKKNVFFLLFLACTTGIIAQKTTFNATDNADFYKATELYNNKAYAAAQKLFVKTSKESEPHKNIKADADYYDAMCAIKLVQDDANDKVLSFVENHPYSNKKEKAYLNVGNYYFSNRKAAHALKWYQKVNDKLLNQEEKNELNYKIGYCLLVSNYLKDAKERFKMLLGNPIYGNDARYFYGYIAYKQENFGEAEDNLSQLANDATYQAKANYYILDISFKAGRFDKSVQIGEKLLNTSKDKKEVSQISKIIGESYFNLKQYDKAIPYLTKYRGTKGKWTNTDYYYLGYAYYKKGNYETAIKNFNKIIGGTNKVAQNAYYHLGECYLRLDKKAEALNAFKNASEMDFDSKITEGSWLNYAKLSYDQGNPYKSVPEVLKEYLAKYPLSPENSEISELLITSYLHQRDYVGALEYLNSNKKNPENEKLANEVSLYRGIQLFNEQKLNEAKPYFFNATKAENAITVNKANYWLAETEYLLGNYNTALTQFLLVTDDSSASFNQLDYNIGYTFFKLKKYSDAANHFQQFLDKKNDNNDLNDDASNRLGDAFYATKKYNKAIAAYNKVIQEGGTGADYAQYQTAMSYGFLGKSDDKIENLRKISNSYEDSQLKDDALFQLGNTYTTTGSVPKAQAAYNRILTKHPKSSYAPSVLLRQGLLYYNNNNNNKAIQKYKAVVAKYPNSNEAKQAVTNVKNVYIDIGKVDEYASWVKNVKFVNVSNAELDNATYQSAENKFLENNTNKAIEGFTNYLQRFPNGVNALKAHFYLAQSLNKIKKGTAAKPHYEYVAAQSKNEFTEESLAKLGQIYLDNDDWKNGIRILQQLEKEANYPQNIIFAQSNLMKGYYNDNKYSDAITYAEKVLSNGKIDNSVIEDAKIIIARASLKTDDYQTAEEFFIEVNKKATGKLKAECLYYNAFFLNDHKEYDESNKAIQNLIANYSNYKYWGVKSYIIMAKNHYALKDAYQATYILENIIKNFTQYKDVIEEAKNELRTIKNKEAKTNESVTKQN
- a CDS encoding MerC domain-containing protein translates to MKLTLSKSDNIGILASTLCMLHCIATPFLFIVQTCSTSCCNATPTWWQWIDYIFLTISFFAVYHSTKNSSNTIIKPALWINWLALFTVILNEKTQLINLHETIKYIVALLLVGLHLYNQKYCQCKNDKCCTKHG
- the folE gene encoding GTP cyclohydrolase I FolE; this encodes MDKKQIELIGDNHISSNIETPLLPNAFDKSDDEKIKNIELYFGKIMTELGLDLTDDSLSGTPYRVAKMYVKELFYGLAPKNKPKLSIFENKYGYKKMLVEQNITIDSACEHHFLPITGHAHIAYVPKDKVIGLSKINRLVDYYAHRPQVQERLSLQILKNLQNVLKTDDVIVMICAKHLCVSSRGIKDKDSYTTTLEYGGSFSDKLNRDEFINIINNQTP